The following are from one region of the Desulfuromonadaceae bacterium genome:
- a CDS encoding right-handed parallel beta-helix repeat-containing protein, whose amino-acid sequence MWNSLSRANLVGGVLLALVLLPVLAVAAAPQTLTGKTVWREQVQLTASVIVPVDAELLVAPGTTIVVTDPNVKITVQGLLRIDGRSTRPVIFQTPPGWLGIDFYGRGKGPHVVTYAEFSSAKVALSTIETELLIRNCRFHDCETAVKLLRETKTLIEDCTFTDNNIGVDVEMKSRPTIRHNRFSGHRKAAIIASHGSFGPISGNTFEKNEQAIGLMQKYTDELSNNRFVDNKVGIYCNQTQSTPLITRNYFSGNDNALVNFSFSYPQVEDSTFIANQTAVRNDQFGSPAITHSLFRDNRLAVYNYRKANPTLKKNLFEKNDVVLFCDYSSYPQVKDNHFIRNRQVVELGIFQSADWEKRSGSKGIVMEQAQARRTQNPLLAKAPTEFTDYVDVSGNWWGDDTAQLAAVGDGNSALFFDRHDKPTVTYEGFGPESYVLDIVRFRPWLKKPLAEIGPRGK is encoded by the coding sequence ATGTGGAACAGCTTGAGTCGCGCTAATCTGGTTGGGGGTGTGCTGCTGGCGCTGGTGCTGCTCCCGGTGCTTGCCGTTGCCGCCGCGCCGCAAACCCTGACGGGAAAAACCGTCTGGCGCGAGCAGGTGCAGCTCACCGCGAGTGTTATCGTTCCGGTCGATGCGGAGTTGCTCGTCGCACCGGGCACAACGATTGTGGTGACCGACCCCAACGTGAAAATTACCGTGCAGGGACTGTTGCGAATTGATGGCCGCAGCACCCGGCCCGTCATCTTTCAGACTCCGCCGGGATGGTTGGGGATCGATTTTTACGGGCGTGGCAAGGGGCCCCATGTTGTGACCTATGCCGAGTTTTCCTCTGCAAAGGTAGCACTATCGACGATCGAAACAGAACTGCTGATTCGCAACTGCCGTTTTCACGACTGCGAAACGGCGGTTAAATTGCTGCGCGAGACCAAAACCCTGATTGAGGATTGTACCTTTACGGATAACAACATCGGGGTTGACGTGGAAATGAAATCGCGGCCGACAATTCGCCACAACCGTTTCAGCGGACACCGCAAGGCCGCCATCATTGCATCGCATGGCAGTTTCGGACCGATCAGTGGCAATACCTTTGAGAAAAATGAACAGGCGATCGGCCTGATGCAGAAGTACACCGACGAACTCAGTAACAACCGCTTCGTTGACAACAAGGTCGGCATCTATTGCAACCAGACCCAGAGTACACCGCTGATCACGCGCAATTATTTTTCCGGCAACGACAACGCGCTGGTCAATTTTTCCTTCTCCTATCCGCAGGTCGAAGATAGCACATTCATTGCCAATCAGACCGCAGTGCGTAATGACCAGTTCGGCTCTCCGGCGATTACCCACAGCCTGTTTCGTGACAATCGCCTCGCCGTTTATAACTATCGCAAGGCGAACCCGACGCTGAAAAAAAATCTCTTCGAAAAGAATGATGTGGTTCTTTTCTGCGATTATTCATCGTATCCGCAGGTGAAAGATAACCACTTTATCCGCAATCGCCAGGTGGTTGAACTCGGTATTTTTCAGAGCGCTGACTGGGAAAAACGTTCCGGGTCAAAGGGGATCGTTATGGAGCAGGCGCAGGCGCGGCGCACCCAGAACCCCCTGCTCGCCAAGGCCCCGACCGAATTTACCGATTACGTTGATGTCAGCGGCAACTGGTGGGGGGACGACACCGCGCAGTTGGCCGCAGTGGGCGACGGCAACAGCGCGCTGTTCTTCGACCGTCATGACAAACCGACCGTTACTTATGAAGGGTTCGGGCCGGAGAGTTACGTGCTTGATATTGTGCGTTTTCGTCCCTGGCTAAAGAAACCGCTGGCGGAAATCGGCCCGCGAGGTAAATGA